The following are encoded together in the Populus trichocarpa isolate Nisqually-1 chromosome 5, P.trichocarpa_v4.1, whole genome shotgun sequence genome:
- the LOC18099702 gene encoding uncharacterized protein LOC18099702: MAACHIRSISLPSRSHPLNVSVEDQLDRLRSSETTSTSVYHKLSGLKVLYECVEDFLQLPLTQQTLSNEQQKERGEEVSSGSLLLLDMCSTTRDVFSSIKECLQELESSLRRRKGGESGFASEVEAYIMSRKQLDKTIRKCFKNLKSMEKNITSAVDAVSLLTEVKEISLGIFQSLLSMVSQTKARSSSHGWSVVSKLFPSKRVSCEAELNEFKKIDAELLVLKSSKDINSVQVQNALKGLEALESNIQEAVEELEAVYRRLLKTRVTILNILSH, from the coding sequence ATGGCTGCTTGCCACATTCGCTCTATCAGCTTGCCCTCAAGATCTCACCCTCTAAATGTCAGCGTAGAAGATCAATTGGACAGGTTGAGATCATCAGAAACAACTTCTACTTCAGTTTACCACAAATTGAGTGGCCTCAAAGTCTTGTATGAGTGTGTTGAGGATTTTCTTCAGTTGCCATTAACACAACAAACCCTCTccaatgaacaacaaaaagaaaggggAGAAGAGGTGTCGAGTGGATCTCTGCTCTTGTTGGACATGTGCAGCACAACTAGAGatgttttttcatcaattaaggAGTGCTTGCAGGAACTTGAATCATCTCTCAGGAGGAGAAAAGGTGGAGAATCTGGATTCGCAAGTGAAGTTGAAGCTTATATTATGTCCAGGAAACAATTAGATAAAACAATCCGCAAATGCTTCAAAAATTTGAAGAGCATGGAGAAGAACATCACTTCAGCAGTCGATGCAGTCAGCCTGCTGACAGAAGTAAAAGAAATCAGCCTCGGGATTTTCCAATCTCTCTTGTCCATGGTTTCTCAGACAAAGGCAAGATCAAGCTCCCATGGCTGGTCTGTCGTTTCAAAACTATTTCCATCCAAACGTGTATCATGCGAAGCTGAACTCAATGAATTCAAAAAGATAGACGCCGAATTGCTTGTCCTGAAATCgagcaaagacatcaattcagTACAAGTGCAAAATGCATTGAAAGGACTGGAGGCATTAGAGTCAAACATTCAGGAAGCAGTGGAGGAGTTGGAGGCTGTTTACAGGAGATTACTGAAAACCAGAGTTACCATTCTCAACATTCTCAGCCACTAG